The Neurospora crassa OR74A linkage group IV, whole genome shotgun sequence genome has a segment encoding these proteins:
- the rdi-1 gene encoding rho-gdp dissociation inhibitor — MAGGHDEDLMPEDNSGYKLSQPKQSLAEYHKMDENDESLKRYKESLGLGGGNDLSDPNDPRVCIIHSLSMESPGREPVVIDLSTPGSLEDLKKKPFTIKEGAKFTMKAQFKVQHEILSGLHYVQTVKRGKIRIPGGKTSEMIGSYAPNTDKNPMYTKTFAEEEAPTGMLARGNYNAVSRFVDDDGKTHLEFEWSFDIAKDW; from the exons ATGGCCGGCGGACACGACGAAGATCTGATGCCCGAGGACAACTCGGGCTACAAGCTCTCTCAGCCCAAGCAGTCCTTGGCTGAGTACCACAAGATGG ACGAGAACGACGAGTCCCTCAAGCGCTACAAGGAGtccctcggcctcggcggcggcaacgacCTGTCCGACCCCAACGACCCGCGCGTGTGCATCATCCACTCGCTCTCCATGGAGTCTCCCGGCCGGGAGCCCGTCGTGATCGACCTGTCTACGCCCGGGTCGCTGGAGGacctcaagaagaagccctTCACCATCAAGGAGGGTGCCAAGTTCACCATGAAGGCCCAGTTCAAGGTGCAGCACGAAATTTTGAGCGGCTTGCACTACGTCCAGACGGTCAAGCGCGGCAAGATCAGGATCCCCGGTGGCAAGACGAGCGAGATGATTGGCAGTTATGCGCCCAACACGGATAAGAATCCCATGTACACCAAGACTT tcgccgaggaggaggccccCACTGGCATGCTCGCCCGTGGCAACTACAACGCCGTCTCTCGCTTcgtcgacgacgatggcAAGACCCATCTCGAGTTCGAGTGGAGCTTCGATATTGCCAAGGACTGGTAA
- the pp2A gene encoding serine/threonine-protein phosphatase PP2A catalytic subunit has translation MPGLPPSVDLDECISRLYKKELLAESVIEAICAKTKELLMRESNVVHVRAPVTVVGDIHGQFYDLIEIFRIGGYCPDTNYLFLGDYVDRGMFSVETISLLVCLKLRYPNRVHLIRGNHESRGVTQSYGFYTECSRKYGNANVWHYFTDMFDFLTLSVVINDQIFCVHGGLSPSIHSIDQIKVIDRFREIPHEGPMADLVWSDPDPDRDEFSLSPRGAGYTFGAQVVKKFLAVNNMNHILRAHQLCQEGYQVLYDDRLSTVWSAPNYCYRCGNMASVLEVSDTGERFFNVFAAAPENDAVKDQQMNQDKSAEGGALPDYFL, from the exons ATGCCTGGCCTTCCCC CTTCGGTCGACCTCGACGAGTGTATCTCACGCCTCTACAAAAAGGAACTACTCGCTGAATCGGTTATCGAAGCGATATGCGCCAAAACAAAAGAGCTGCTAATGCGCGAGAGCAATGTCGTGCATGTTCGCGCCCCCGTTACGGTTGTCGGTGACATCCACGGCCAGTTCTATGATTTGATAGAGATATTCAGGATCGGTGGCTACTGTCCAGACACGAATTATCTATTTCTAG GCGACTATGTCGACCGAGGCATGTTCAGCGTCGAAAcgatttctcttcttgtttgTTTAAAACTGAGATACCCCAACCGCGTCCATTTGATTCGAGGCAACCACGAGTCCCGCGGCGTAACGCAGTCTTACGGCTTTTATACCGAGTGCTCGCGCAAGTACGGCAATGCCAATGTCTGGCATTACTTTACCGACATGTTCGATTTCCTCACATTAAGTGTGGTCATCAACGACCAAATATTCTGTGTACACGGAG GTCTCTCCCCTTCGATTCACTCTATCGACCAAATTAAAGTAATCGACCGCTTCCGCGAGATTCCCCACGAAGGCCCCATGGCCGACCTAGTATGGTCCGATCCCGATCCCGACCGCGACGAGTTCAGTTTATCACCCCGCGGCGCTGGCTACACTTTCGGAGCGCAGGTGGTTAAGAAGTTCCTGGCGGTGAACAACATGAACCACATTCTGCGCGCGCACCAGCTCTGTCAGGAAGGGTATCAGGTGCTATACGACGACCGGCTGAGCACGGTATGGAGCGCGCCCAACTACTGCTACCGGTGCGGAAACATGGCAAGTGTCTTGGAGGTCAGCGATACTGGAGAGCGCTTCTTCAATGTGTTTGCGGCCGCTCCTGAGAACGACGCCGTTAAGGATCAGCAGATGAATCAGGACAAGTCGGCGGAGGGGGGCGCATTGCCGGATTACTTTTTGTAA